Proteins encoded in a region of the Flavobacteriales bacterium genome:
- a CDS encoding HD domain-containing protein gives MDLTKARDYITNRLVNELSDDLFYHGAHHTFAVVKAAGQLAYNEGISKREYNLLLTAAYYHDSGFLFQYKSNEPFAAQLAIETLPNFGYSTKDIEAVNRIILATQSHIMPNSLLEEIMCDADHDYIGTEDYHKIAQTLRDELATTGVVYQDIEWLEVQHTYLTTKHQYFTQTAKKNRVPQKEQIIKELLNKIQQEKAI, from the coding sequence ATGGACTTAACAAAAGCAAGAGACTATATCACTAATCGTTTAGTAAATGAGCTTTCTGATGACTTATTCTATCATGGTGCGCATCATACTTTTGCAGTTGTAAAAGCGGCAGGACAGTTAGCTTATAACGAGGGGATTTCAAAAAGAGAATACAACCTTTTATTAACAGCTGCCTATTACCATGATAGTGGTTTTTTATTTCAATATAAAAGTAATGAGCCTTTTGCTGCTCAATTGGCAATTGAAACACTTCCTAATTTTGGATATTCAACCAAAGATATAGAGGCCGTTAACCGAATTATTCTTGCCACACAGTCACACATTATGCCCAATTCTTTATTAGAAGAAATAATGTGCGATGCAGATCATGACTATATCGGTACGGAAGACTACCATAAAATAGCACAAACTTTAAGAGATGAATTAGCCACTACAGGTGTTGTATACCAAGACATCGAATGGTTAGAAGTCCAACATACCTATTTAACGACTAAACATCAGTACTTTACTCAAACTGCTAAGAAAAATAGAGTTCCTCAGAAAGAACAAATTATTAAAGAACTCTTAAATAAAATTCAACAAGAAAAAGCCATTTAA
- the aroC gene encoding chorismate synthase — protein sequence MAGNSFGKIFKLTSFGESHGAGIGGVIDGCPAGIIINFDFIQQELNRRKPGQSKITTQRKEKDEVEFLSGIFEGKTTGTPIGFFIRNTNQKSKDYTHLKDKFRPSHADYTYQEKYGIRDYRGGGRASARETASRVVAGAIAKQVLIQKGIVITAYTKAVGTISLDKNKDSIDLGKVETNIVRCPNEEVANQMIAHIEQVRKEGDTTGGIVSCIVQNMPVGIGEPVFDRLEADLAKGMLSINAVKGFEIGSGFSGTTFRGSEHNDVFVVNNEQVKTLTNHSGGVQGGISNGENIEFNVAFKPVATIMQKQASINLNRETVQLEGKGRHDPCVVPRAVVIVEAMTAMVLLDFYLRNKAAKI from the coding sequence ATGGCTGGGAATTCTTTTGGAAAAATATTTAAACTGACAAGTTTTGGTGAATCTCATGGAGCTGGAATCGGAGGAGTTATAGATGGATGCCCAGCTGGAATAATTATAAATTTTGATTTTATTCAACAAGAGCTTAATAGAAGAAAACCCGGTCAAAGCAAGATTACGACGCAACGTAAAGAAAAGGATGAAGTTGAATTTCTATCAGGAATATTTGAGGGGAAAACAACAGGGACTCCAATCGGTTTCTTTATTCGAAATACCAATCAAAAAAGTAAGGATTATACGCACCTTAAGGATAAGTTTCGCCCTTCTCATGCTGATTATACTTACCAAGAAAAATATGGGATAAGAGATTATCGAGGAGGTGGACGCGCAAGTGCTAGAGAAACAGCTAGTAGGGTAGTCGCTGGAGCAATTGCAAAACAAGTCCTCATTCAGAAAGGTATCGTAATTACAGCCTATACTAAAGCTGTGGGAACCATTAGCTTAGATAAGAATAAAGACAGCATTGATTTAGGAAAAGTTGAAACTAATATAGTACGTTGTCCTAATGAAGAGGTTGCTAACCAAATGATAGCTCATATAGAACAAGTTAGAAAAGAGGGAGATACTACAGGGGGAATTGTGAGTTGTATTGTGCAAAATATGCCCGTAGGTATAGGTGAACCTGTTTTTGATCGATTAGAAGCTGATCTAGCAAAAGGAATGTTAAGTATTAATGCAGTAAAAGGTTTTGAAATTGGTTCTGGTTTTAGTGGAACTACTTTTAGAGGCTCTGAACATAATGATGTGTTTGTGGTTAACAATGAGCAAGTGAAAACGTTGACCAATCATTCAGGAGGTGTTCAAGGTGGAATTTCAAATGGTGAAAATATTGAGTTTAATGTCGCGTTTAAACCCGTCGCAACCATTATGCAGAAACAAGCATCCATTAATTTAAATAGAGAAACGGTTCAATTAGAAGGAAAAGGTCGTCACGATCCCTGTGTAGTGCCTAGGGCAGTTGTGATTGTTGAAGCCATGACTGCAATGGTCTTACTTGATTTTTATTTAAGAAATAAAGCAGCAAAAATTTAA
- a CDS encoding patatin-like phospholipase family protein, whose product METHQKISNSPSLREQIWYFFPLQLLLLHLKRNQVVLLFWAILFLYITQAIGLKYGIPFLFLTPEYFDSIDFLSYFILGVATGGFIMAFNIYSYIMFASEFPFLATFSRPFIKFCYNNFIIPLLYVLLYCWFSYSFQINEELISSKDALMNLLGLNTGILFFIVFSSIYFIRFNKNIYHFSGKDEAYYQSQFQEIVKEATFHKKTKWYYRLSQKRKVKIVTYINNFKEIKLARNIEHYDKKLLKRVFAQNHINASIYELMLFITFLVLGFFRDNPLFNIPAGASIFIFFTLALLLYSALYSWFKGWTLSLFIVLLLCFNSLTGSADSFFFKSYAHGIDYSVQPQYTNEHLKAIATNSNQIQKDSLNTIQILENWQKNASNITGKKPKLVVLNISGGGLRSALWSFHATSYLDSICKHQLLPQTELITGASGGMIGISYLRALYHQKQSDTTIHLTAQKYKHQIAKDLLNPLLFGIATTDFIFRFQQTKFGDYSYSKDRGYSFEHKIQENFDNTFKNKTLGDYLIPEMNGEIPLVFLTPTIANDGRRLLISPHSHSYLATDTATFNNIDYQQLFKTNKPNQLKYLSALRMSANFPYVLPMVSLPSSPNLEIVDAGIKDNYGVQTSTEFLETFENWITQNTSGVIFIEIRDTPKLKPIKSAHNYNSLLQRLTLPVGNIVKNVLRIQDYNNAQLIQKLEQKYTAPLHCFTLFMNQNEKQNISMSWHLTQLDCENIYGSIESNHNQKTITAIKKLILNN is encoded by the coding sequence ATGGAAACTCACCAAAAAATATCGAACAGTCCTTCTCTTAGAGAACAGATATGGTATTTTTTTCCATTACAACTACTTCTTTTGCACCTTAAGCGCAATCAAGTTGTCCTCCTTTTTTGGGCTATTTTGTTTTTATACATTACCCAAGCAATTGGTCTAAAATATGGTATTCCTTTTTTATTTTTAACTCCCGAATATTTTGATTCAATTGATTTTTTATCCTACTTTATCTTAGGGGTTGCTACTGGTGGTTTTATTATGGCCTTTAATATTTACAGCTACATCATGTTTGCTTCTGAATTTCCATTTTTAGCGACATTCTCAAGGCCTTTTATAAAATTTTGCTACAACAATTTCATTATTCCATTATTATATGTTTTGCTGTATTGTTGGTTTTCTTATTCTTTTCAAATTAATGAAGAATTAATCAGTTCAAAAGACGCATTAATGAATCTTTTGGGGTTAAATACAGGCATTTTGTTTTTCATCGTTTTTTCTTCGATTTACTTTATTCGTTTTAACAAAAATATTTATCATTTTAGTGGAAAAGATGAAGCCTATTATCAAAGTCAATTTCAAGAAATTGTAAAAGAGGCTACTTTTCATAAAAAAACAAAATGGTATTACCGCCTAAGCCAAAAGAGAAAAGTTAAAATTGTCACTTATATCAATAATTTTAAAGAGATCAAATTGGCTAGAAACATTGAGCACTATGATAAAAAGCTTTTAAAACGTGTTTTTGCTCAAAATCATATTAATGCCTCCATTTATGAATTAATGCTTTTTATCACTTTTTTAGTACTTGGATTTTTTAGAGATAATCCTTTATTTAACATTCCTGCTGGGGCAAGTATTTTTATTTTTTTCACCTTAGCACTTTTACTGTATTCAGCTTTATACTCTTGGTTTAAAGGTTGGACTTTATCCCTTTTCATAGTGCTGCTTTTATGCTTTAACTCACTAACTGGGTCTGCCGACTCTTTCTTCTTTAAAAGTTATGCACATGGAATCGATTATTCGGTTCAACCTCAGTATACTAACGAACACCTAAAAGCCATTGCAACCAATTCTAATCAAATACAAAAGGATAGTTTAAATACCATACAAATCTTGGAAAACTGGCAAAAAAACGCATCAAACATAACGGGTAAAAAGCCTAAACTTGTTGTCCTTAATATAAGTGGAGGTGGACTGCGTTCTGCTTTATGGAGTTTTCACGCCACCAGTTACCTCGATAGTATTTGCAAGCATCAATTATTACCTCAAACAGAACTGATAACAGGAGCTTCTGGAGGAATGATTGGAATTTCATATTTAAGAGCATTATACCATCAAAAACAAAGCGATACTACCATTCATTTAACCGCTCAAAAATACAAGCATCAAATTGCCAAAGATTTATTAAATCCCTTGCTGTTTGGTATCGCCACAACTGACTTTATTTTTAGGTTTCAACAGACAAAATTTGGCGATTATTCTTATTCTAAAGATCGAGGTTACTCTTTTGAACATAAAATTCAAGAAAACTTTGATAATACATTCAAAAACAAAACATTAGGAGACTATCTCATCCCAGAAATGAATGGGGAAATACCGTTAGTTTTTTTAACCCCCACTATTGCTAATGATGGGCGTAGGCTTTTAATCTCTCCTCACTCCCATTCCTACCTAGCAACGGATACTGCAACATTCAATAACATTGATTATCAACAATTATTTAAAACCAATAAACCTAACCAGCTTAAATACCTTTCTGCTCTAAGAATGAGTGCAAATTTCCCTTATGTCTTACCAATGGTTTCTTTACCTAGTAGTCCTAATTTAGAAATTGTAGACGCTGGAATAAAAGACAACTATGGCGTACAGACTAGTACAGAATTTTTAGAAACATTTGAAAACTGGATCACTCAAAATACTAGTGGTGTCATTTTTATTGAGATTAGAGATACTCCTAAACTTAAACCAATTAAATCGGCTCATAATTATAATAGTTTATTGCAAAGGTTAACGCTGCCAGTAGGTAACATTGTAAAGAATGTCTTAAGAATTCAAGATTACAACAATGCACAGTTAATACAGAAGTTGGAACAAAAGTATACAGCTCCTCTCCATTGTTTTACATTATTTATGAACCAAAATGAGAAACAAAATATTTCGATGAGTTGGCATTTAACACAATTAGATTGTGAAAATATTTATGGTTCAATAGAAAGTAATCATAATCAAAAAACAATAACAGCGATCAAAAAATTAATTTTGAATAATTAA
- a CDS encoding MarR family transcriptional regulator — translation MDAQFSNLYLENQLCFPLYAASRLTTKLYAPYLNELAITYPQYLVLLVLWQYEEQTVKQIGEKLLLESNTLTPLLKRLEKKEIIIRKRSKKDERTVIIELTKIGEELKEKARTIPERILNSFVDESIEQSEVLAFQKTLFKLMGILSKKEVSETC, via the coding sequence ATGGACGCTCAATTTTCAAATCTTTATTTAGAAAATCAATTGTGCTTTCCTTTATATGCAGCTTCTAGATTAACAACAAAACTGTATGCACCTTACCTGAATGAGTTAGCAATCACATATCCTCAATATTTAGTTCTATTAGTGCTTTGGCAATACGAAGAACAAACGGTAAAACAAATTGGAGAAAAATTGTTATTGGAGTCTAATACATTGACACCTTTACTGAAGCGACTCGAGAAAAAAGAAATTATAATTCGTAAGCGTTCTAAAAAAGATGAACGAACTGTAATTATTGAGTTGACAAAAATAGGAGAGGAATTAAAAGAAAAAGCGAGAACTATACCAGAGCGTATTTTGAATTCGTTTGTAGATGAATCGATTGAGCAGTCAGAAGTCTTAGCTTTTCAAAAAACTTTATTTAAATTAATGGGGATATTAAGCAAAAAAGAGGTGTCTGAAACTTGTTAA
- a CDS encoding glutathione peroxidase — MEFYKLEAKKLNGGVISMDEYKGKTIVVVNTASKCGLTPQYEGLEKLYQTYKDQGLVILGFPCNQFGNQEAGNSDEIEEFCQINYGVSFPMFEKIEVNGENTHPIFKYLKSKLGGLLGSKIKWNFTKFVIDKNGKPVKRFAPITKPDAMEELIKSIL, encoded by the coding sequence ATGGAATTTTATAAATTAGAAGCAAAGAAATTGAATGGTGGAGTTATTTCAATGGATGAATATAAGGGGAAAACAATAGTAGTTGTTAACACAGCAAGTAAATGTGGGTTAACACCACAGTATGAAGGATTAGAAAAATTATATCAAACTTACAAAGATCAAGGATTAGTAATATTAGGCTTTCCGTGCAATCAATTTGGAAACCAAGAAGCTGGAAATTCTGATGAAATAGAAGAGTTTTGTCAAATTAATTATGGTGTGAGTTTTCCAATGTTTGAAAAGATTGAAGTTAATGGAGAGAATACGCATCCTATTTTTAAATACTTAAAGTCAAAATTAGGAGGGTTATTAGGAAGTAAAATCAAATGGAACTTTACAAAGTTTGTAATTGATAAAAATGGTAAGCCTGTTAAACGATTTGCTCCAATTACTAAGCCAGATGCAATGGAGGAATTAATAAAAAGTATATTGTAA
- a CDS encoding tetratricopeptide repeat protein, with translation MKKIVLILLGTALTFSFYSQEGLTQEEQDLLNKVNAENAATAATAEAQEAYNMGITQFGSKDYKKAIASFNKAIQGDPKFEAAYYNKGVAQIQSKQYTGAISTFTKLIGINEENAKAYAQRGLAHQKNNELKKAVTDYQQATFFDPKDEKNFYNAGGALFMLGDYDKAIKMFTKATELKSDFAAAYNDRGSCYRMKKDFQKALADYQKAGKYGAKHAFIFNNIGTVKKQLKDYQGAKDAYSKAISLDPKFYLAYNNRGAMNMEQGKANEALIDFNKAIQINKNYAPAYNNRGIIMHKKEKYKDAIADFTKAISIDKNYADAYANRGVSKEMNRDMEGACQDWSKANELGSEKGTTYHSGNCSF, from the coding sequence ATGAAGAAAATCGTACTTATTTTACTCGGTACTGCTTTGACTTTTAGCTTTTATTCACAAGAGGGATTAACGCAAGAGGAGCAAGATTTATTAAACAAGGTGAATGCCGAAAATGCAGCTACTGCAGCTACAGCTGAAGCACAGGAAGCATACAATATGGGGATTACTCAATTTGGAAGTAAAGACTATAAAAAAGCTATCGCTTCATTCAACAAAGCCATTCAAGGAGATCCAAAATTTGAAGCTGCTTATTACAACAAAGGGGTTGCACAAATTCAATCAAAACAATACACAGGAGCCATTAGTACATTTACCAAGTTAATTGGAATCAATGAAGAAAATGCAAAGGCTTATGCACAGCGTGGCTTGGCGCATCAAAAAAATAACGAATTAAAAAAGGCGGTAACAGATTATCAACAAGCTACTTTTTTTGATCCAAAAGACGAAAAGAACTTTTACAACGCAGGTGGGGCTTTATTCATGTTAGGAGATTATGACAAAGCGATAAAAATGTTTACCAAAGCTACAGAACTAAAAAGTGATTTTGCAGCAGCTTATAATGACAGAGGTAGTTGCTACAGAATGAAAAAAGATTTTCAAAAAGCTTTAGCAGATTATCAAAAAGCTGGAAAGTATGGAGCTAAACATGCTTTTATCTTTAACAATATTGGTACTGTAAAAAAACAATTAAAAGATTATCAAGGAGCCAAAGATGCTTATAGTAAAGCAATTTCATTAGACCCTAAATTCTATTTAGCTTATAATAACCGTGGAGCTATGAATATGGAACAAGGAAAAGCTAATGAAGCATTAATAGACTTTAATAAAGCTATTCAAATCAATAAAAATTATGCTCCAGCTTATAATAACAGAGGAATTATAATGCATAAAAAAGAAAAATATAAAGATGCTATTGCAGACTTTACAAAGGCTATTTCAATTGATAAAAACTACGCTGATGCTTATGCTAACAGAGGAGTATCAAAAGAAATGAATAGAGATATGGAAGGTGCTTGCCAAGATTGGAGCAAAGCCAATGAATTAGGTTCTGAAAAAGGAACAACTTATCATTCAGGAAACTGCTCATTCTAA
- a CDS encoding OmpA family protein, with amino-acid sequence MKSIYTICLSSTLLFGSLAYGQDVPFKAGNFKDKKDEFKTALAHFEKGQELIEQGNEIIYAVQNPGNTFKSAIIELKKAHKFNPKSAEVNFMLGNAYLYTNEKYKALGYLEKAIKLNPEVDDFSDFYLGMAYQLDLDFSKALKHYTKFESNSKSKQIESLGRMLSKRKKECKYGKELTAKPVRAWIDNVKSVNSKNDEYSPCISTDGATIVFTSNRDNGHQANEVGEYDGDIYVTEMNDKGKWSAPKSIGSPLNTEKDETATMLSYNGTKMLVYKKEGDNYDVYESKLKGANWGTPKALHRSLNTSADQTYASYNYNDRKVVFVSSKKIGSSSKGTDIFTCGRMNGRRDEFGSAVTIGSTINTKFNEGSVYMHPDGETMYFSSEGHNSMGGMDIFVSYKKQGAWTAPVNLGYPINTPYDDYFYASTASGKYAYIASNREGGKGGLDIYKITYWGEPKEQALTTEDYLLASAAQPIKNVQIENKVKVNKKSLTVFKGKTIDAISGKAVEAKITITDNSTGSKIESLMTNSATGKFLLSLTSGKNYGITVEADGYLFHSENFDIKNGGAFNMVNKVVELKNIKKGSTIALRNIFFDSGKSTLRSESNGELDRLVKLLKEVGSLKIEISGHTDNVGSESLNSKLSQDRAQAVVDYLAGKGIAKTRLVAKGYGSTKPIASNNSSSGRQQNRRTEFKIL; translated from the coding sequence ATGAAATCAATATATACAATTTGCCTATCCTCTACTCTATTATTTGGTTCATTAGCTTATGGTCAAGATGTTCCATTTAAAGCAGGGAATTTTAAAGATAAAAAAGACGAATTTAAGACTGCCTTAGCTCATTTTGAAAAAGGTCAAGAATTAATTGAGCAAGGAAATGAAATCATTTACGCTGTTCAAAATCCAGGGAATACATTTAAGTCAGCGATCATTGAATTGAAGAAAGCGCATAAATTTAACCCAAAAAGTGCTGAAGTAAACTTTATGTTAGGGAATGCTTATTTATACACCAACGAAAAGTACAAAGCATTAGGTTATTTAGAAAAAGCAATCAAATTAAATCCTGAAGTTGATGATTTTAGTGACTTTTATTTAGGAATGGCCTATCAATTAGATTTAGATTTTTCTAAAGCCTTAAAACACTATACAAAATTCGAATCCAACTCGAAATCCAAACAAATTGAGTCATTAGGAAGAATGCTCTCAAAACGTAAAAAAGAATGTAAATACGGAAAAGAATTAACTGCTAAACCTGTTAGAGCTTGGATTGACAACGTAAAAAGTGTCAACTCTAAAAACGATGAGTACAGTCCATGTATTTCTACTGATGGAGCTACAATTGTATTTACCTCTAATCGTGACAATGGACATCAAGCCAATGAAGTTGGAGAATATGACGGAGACATTTATGTTACTGAAATGAATGACAAAGGGAAATGGTCGGCTCCAAAAAGCATTGGTTCTCCTTTAAATACGGAAAAAGATGAGACGGCAACCATGCTTTCATACAATGGTACAAAAATGCTTGTTTACAAAAAAGAAGGAGACAATTATGATGTTTATGAAAGTAAATTAAAAGGAGCTAATTGGGGTACTCCAAAGGCCTTACATAGAAGTTTAAATACCAGCGCTGACCAAACTTATGCTAGTTATAACTATAATGATCGTAAAGTCGTTTTTGTTTCAAGTAAAAAAATAGGAAGTTCAAGTAAAGGAACAGATATTTTCACTTGTGGAAGAATGAATGGTCGTAGAGATGAATTTGGATCTGCTGTTACAATTGGTTCAACAATAAACACAAAGTTTAACGAAGGGTCTGTTTATATGCATCCTGATGGAGAAACGATGTATTTCAGTAGTGAAGGTCATAACTCTATGGGAGGTATGGATATCTTTGTTTCGTATAAAAAACAAGGAGCTTGGACAGCACCTGTTAATTTAGGATATCCAATCAACACTCCTTATGATGACTATTTCTATGCTTCTACTGCAAGTGGTAAATATGCCTATATTGCCTCTAACAGAGAAGGAGGAAAAGGTGGTTTAGACATCTATAAAATAACCTATTGGGGAGAGCCTAAAGAGCAGGCTTTAACTACTGAGGATTATTTACTAGCCAGTGCTGCACAACCAATTAAAAATGTACAAATTGAAAACAAAGTAAAAGTTAATAAGAAGTCATTAACAGTATTTAAAGGAAAAACAATTGATGCTATTAGTGGTAAAGCTGTTGAAGCGAAAATTACCATTACAGATAACTCAACAGGTAGTAAAATAGAATCGTTGATGACCAACAGTGCTACTGGTAAATTCTTATTGTCGTTGACTTCTGGTAAAAACTACGGAATTACAGTTGAAGCTGACGGGTACTTATTCCACAGTGAAAACTTTGACATCAAAAATGGAGGAGCTTTTAATATGGTGAATAAAGTTGTAGAGTTAAAAAACATCAAAAAAGGAAGCACTATTGCTTTGCGTAATATCTTTTTCGACTCTGGTAAATCAACTTTACGATCGGAGTCTAATGGAGAGCTAGATCGTTTAGTAAAACTCTTAAAAGAAGTCGGTTCTTTAAAAATTGAAATTTCAGGACATACTGATAATGTAGGTAGTGAAAGTTTAAATAGCAAGCTTTCTCAAGATAGAGCTCAAGCTGTTGTCGACTATTTAGCAGGAAAAGGAATTGCTAAAACACGATTAGTAGCCAAAGGTTATGGTTCTACTAAGCCAATAGCTTCTAACAACAGTTCTTCTGGAAGACAACAAAATAGGCGAACTGAGTTTAAGATTTTGTAA
- a CDS encoding T9SS type A sorting domain-containing protein produces MSIVQQFPFTLILKSSSLFLLLCLFNYTALAQRPFQLYESTWEHDPMGALINSFNINLTQNDNEFSFDTQILLDSVDANTATNIIALDQTCMEYSSYPHYYFSYSLDTVCSTGVEWSQIEISDCNNEVCKLYSNVELPFQGQVINYGFPEYRCNRNSFSLTFQNLNTSTPGFLELILRIGTVNSPNGSPNFDHQYYSEFPILVSINGGSCSNEQYSALRDPQSSFGKEFEIYYPENSNDIEIKINQNIVLSHLKFDLITVTGQTIRSIDIHDYRTTISRLNLTTGIYFLVMTDLNNGHKTSKRIFIQ; encoded by the coding sequence ATGTCAATTGTACAACAATTTCCTTTTACCCTCATTTTAAAATCCAGTAGTTTGTTTCTATTACTCTGCTTATTTAATTATACAGCATTAGCTCAACGTCCTTTTCAACTCTATGAAAGTACATGGGAACATGATCCAATGGGAGCATTAATTAATAGTTTTAACATTAACTTGACTCAAAATGACAATGAGTTTTCATTTGATACTCAAATTTTATTAGACTCTGTCGATGCTAATACAGCCACCAATATTATTGCCCTAGACCAAACATGTATGGAATATTCAAGTTACCCTCATTATTATTTTTCTTATTCCTTAGACACAGTCTGTTCAACTGGTGTTGAATGGAGTCAAATAGAGATTAGTGACTGTAATAATGAAGTTTGTAAACTATATTCAAACGTTGAACTCCCTTTTCAAGGTCAGGTCATCAATTATGGATTTCCCGAGTATCGATGTAATAGAAATAGCTTTTCACTTACTTTTCAAAACCTCAATACTTCAACCCCCGGTTTTTTGGAACTCATTTTAAGAATTGGGACCGTTAACTCACCAAATGGAAGTCCTAATTTTGATCATCAATATTATTCTGAGTTTCCCATATTGGTTTCAATCAATGGAGGTAGTTGTTCAAACGAGCAATATAGCGCATTAAGGGACCCTCAATCCAGTTTTGGAAAGGAATTCGAGATTTATTACCCCGAAAATAGTAACGATATCGAAATTAAGATTAACCAAAATATCGTTTTAAGTCATCTCAAATTTGATTTGATAACTGTTACAGGTCAAACGATACGTTCAATTGACATCCATGATTATCGTACTACGATTTCTCGATTAAATCTTACTACAGGAATTTATTTTCTTGTTATGACTGATTTAAATAACGGGCATAAAACATCAAAAAGAATTTTTATTCAATAA
- a CDS encoding Fic family protein, with product MNSFELKILPITEDIESRKVLKRLANAHRALAELKGIASSIPNKNILINTLVLKEAKNSSEIENIITTHDDLYKTELNLESTKSLDAKEVQSYIGALKKGYRLISSKGILTNNDIIQIQSELEKNNAGFRKVPGTELKNTITGETVYTPPQDYNSIKKLMVNLEAFINDDSLSDFDPIVKMAIIHYQFESIHPFYDGNGRTGRIINVLYLVMKGLLELPILYMSQYIIKNKNMYYQLLQEVRTTSNWENWLLYIINAIENTALQTINLIKAIKDLMLEYKHLIRANYKFYSQDLLNNLFQHPYTKIEFIERDLKVSRVTAANYLNRLANDGILIKQKLGTGNYYINHKLFHILTKNNH from the coding sequence ATGAATTCTTTTGAACTCAAAATATTACCAATAACTGAAGATATAGAATCTAGAAAGGTTTTAAAAAGATTAGCGAATGCTCATAGAGCCTTGGCAGAACTTAAAGGAATAGCCTCAAGCATACCTAATAAAAACATTTTAATAAACACACTCGTACTAAAAGAAGCAAAAAATAGCTCTGAAATTGAGAACATCATTACCACACATGATGATTTATATAAAACTGAACTAAATTTAGAAAGTACAAAGTCATTAGATGCTAAAGAAGTGCAAAGTTATATCGGTGCTCTGAAAAAAGGATATCGTTTAATCTCAAGTAAAGGAATTTTGACCAACAATGATATTATACAAATTCAGTCTGAATTAGAAAAAAATAATGCTGGCTTTAGAAAAGTACCAGGCACTGAACTAAAAAACACTATAACAGGAGAAACAGTCTATACACCTCCTCAAGATTATAATAGCATAAAAAAATTAATGGTTAACCTCGAAGCTTTTATCAATGATGATTCTCTTTCTGATTTTGATCCAATTGTAAAAATGGCTATCATTCATTATCAATTTGAAAGTATCCACCCTTTTTATGACGGAAATGGTAGAACTGGAAGGATTATCAATGTTTTATATCTTGTGATGAAAGGCTTATTGGAATTACCTATTTTATATATGAGTCAATATATTATTAAAAATAAAAATATGTATTACCAATTATTACAGGAAGTTAGAACCACTAGTAATTGGGAAAACTGGTTATTGTACATCATAAATGCAATTGAAAATACTGCTTTGCAAACAATAAATTTAATTAAAGCTATTAAAGATTTAATGTTAGAATACAAGCATTTAATTCGAGCTAACTATAAATTTTATAGTCAAGATCTATTGAATAATTTATTTCAGCATCCCTATACAAAAATTGAATTTATTGAAAGAGATTTAAAAGTATCTAGAGTAACAGCTGCAAACTACTTAAATCGTCTTGCTAATGATGGGATTTTAATTAAACAAAAACTTGGAACTGGTAATTATTATATCAATCATAAGCTTTTTCATATTTTAACGAAAAATAATCATTAA